A window of the Roseburia sp. 831b genome harbors these coding sequences:
- the rpsL gene encoding 30S ribosomal protein S12: MPTFNQLVRKGRQTSVKKSTAPALQKGYNSLQKRPIDASSPQKRGVCTAVKTATPKKPNSALRKIARVRLSNGIEVTSYIPGEGHNLQEHSVVLIRGGRVKDLPGTRYHIIRGTLDTAGVANRKQARSKYGAKRPKDAK, from the coding sequence ATGCCAACATTTAACCAGTTAGTAAGAAAAGGACGTCAGACATCTGTTAAGAAGTCTACAGCACCAGCACTTCAGAAGGGTTACAACTCTTTACAGAAGAGACCTATCGATGCTTCTTCTCCACAGAAGAGAGGTGTATGTACAGCTGTTAAGACAGCTACTCCTAAAAAACCTAACTCAGCTCTTAGAAAGATCGCCAGAGTTCGTCTTTCAAACGGAATCGAAGTAACATCTTACATTCCAGGAGAAGGTCACAACTTACAGGAACATAGTGTTGTTCTTATCAGAGGTGGTCGTGTTAAGGACTTACCAGGTACAAGATATCACATTATCCGTGGTACACTTGATACAGCTGGAGTTGCTAACAGAAAACAGGCTCGTTCAAAATACGGCGCTAAGAGACCAAAAGATGCTAAATAA
- a CDS encoding leucine-rich repeat domain-containing protein: MKYRLKRRIGMILILAMLVVMVIPGDISFASADTDGFVIENGTLVQYIGTENAITIPGEVTSIGEGAFQNTSITSVSIPDSVTSIGVSAFAGCTNLTSVTIPASVVSIGTSAFALCSGMTSVTVLASTAIPANCFTGCGSLSSVTLSGGISAIESEAFKNCSGLTSFAIPAATSRIASDAFDGCTELVAINADASSSFFVTYDGCLYGKTMLNLLRCPQGKTSISVYSGVTTIAGGAFYGCKIGTVVLPASCTQIATNAFEGSDISTLKIGSGSATIGDQTGWNISAIEVPAGTTAEALQSGGYGDIMTVTGGGSNGGNNGGTNGDNNGGTNGDNNDGTNGGSGNGNGANGGTNGTNGGTNGGTNGGTTGGSGTNGGNVTVSGTNGGSGSTRGTTVTVSADGTTVTHVKDDTPTTGPATNAKCIFCLGVILIGVYLILSSKKQEYQEAISQ; encoded by the coding sequence ATGAAGTATCGTTTAAAGAGAAGAATCGGAATGATTTTAATTCTTGCAATGCTCGTGGTAATGGTTATCCCAGGTGATATCAGTTTTGCCTCTGCGGACACAGACGGTTTCGTAATTGAGAATGGTACATTGGTTCAGTACATCGGAACTGAGAATGCCATCACGATTCCGGGTGAAGTAACAAGCATTGGAGAAGGAGCATTCCAGAACACAAGCATCACAAGCGTATCGATACCAGATAGTGTAACAAGTATCGGAGTATCCGCATTTGCCGGTTGTACAAACTTAACGAGTGTTACAATTCCGGCAAGCGTTGTCAGCATTGGAACAAGCGCATTTGCACTTTGCTCAGGTATGACAAGTGTCACAGTACTTGCCTCCACCGCAATACCGGCAAACTGTTTTACCGGATGTGGAAGCTTATCCAGTGTGACATTGTCGGGCGGAATTTCTGCGATTGAATCCGAAGCATTCAAAAACTGTTCCGGTTTGACAAGTTTTGCAATTCCGGCAGCAACATCCCGCATTGCGAGTGATGCATTTGATGGATGTACAGAGTTAGTTGCAATTAACGCAGATGCATCAAGCAGCTTTTTTGTAACTTATGACGGATGTCTGTATGGAAAAACGATGCTGAACTTATTAAGATGTCCACAGGGAAAGACAAGCATTAGTGTTTACAGTGGTGTGACCACAATTGCGGGCGGAGCTTTTTATGGCTGTAAAATTGGAACAGTCGTTCTTCCGGCAAGCTGTACACAGATTGCAACAAACGCATTTGAAGGAAGCGATATCAGTACCTTGAAGATTGGTTCAGGTTCTGCAACAATCGGAGACCAGACAGGATGGAACATTTCTGCGATTGAAGTTCCGGCAGGAACAACTGCGGAAGCACTCCAAAGCGGCGGATATGGTGATATTATGACTGTGACCGGTGGTGGCAGCAATGGTGGTAATAACGGCGGAACGAATGGCGACAATAATGGTGGAACCAACGGTGACAATAATGACGGAACCAATGGTGGTTCTGGTAATGGAAACGGCGCAAATGGTGGTACTAACGGAACCAATGGCGGAACGAATGGTGGAACCAACGGCGGTACAACCGGCGGAAGTGGAACCAATGGTGGTAATGTAACAGTATCCGGAACGAACGGTGGAAGTGGTTCTACAAGAGGAACAACCGTAACCGTCAGCGCAGATGGAACAACCGTAACACACGTAAAAGATGACACACCAACAACCGGACCGGCAACAAATGCAAAATGCATTTTCTGTCTTGGTGTTATCTTAATTGGTGTTTACCTTATCTTAAGCAGTAAAAAACAAGAGTATCAGGAAGCAATCTCCCAGTAA
- the srtB gene encoding class B sortase codes for MTEKYTIGEFEFDTYKEYKKGLADVQMIYYITHNVDIYNPQTALRLYNMIKEEKIELHSVIGECFYNDLVDIVMNHTGSLLKWKTEMPVPEKEKETTNINVDKPKKILGIICLVAACICFIFYFWTEYTNHEGERIADDLRQMKQEGSAGLVSNDGYVAPQQDSTQSTETDGTAETQPLTILPEYQAIYNENPDFVGWLTIDGTNIDYPVMQTVSDPTFYLRRNFNKEEDNNGTLFVDYRDSITQRSTNLIIYGHNMKSKMMFGQLKSYQDASFFQEHKNIKFDTIYEKGTYQVFAVCLAEVEYQDENAFRYYNFTQADSQEEFDNFIQNIRQLAVQYEDGVASYGDELLTLSTCNNYTEDGRLFVVAKKCMDAE; via the coding sequence ATGACAGAAAAGTATACGATAGGTGAATTTGAATTTGATACCTATAAAGAATACAAAAAAGGGCTTGCGGATGTTCAGATGATTTACTACATTACACATAATGTAGACATCTACAATCCGCAGACAGCCCTGCGTCTGTACAATATGATAAAGGAAGAAAAAATTGAACTGCATAGTGTAATAGGCGAATGTTTCTACAATGATTTAGTAGATATTGTCATGAATCATACAGGCTCCCTGTTAAAATGGAAGACAGAGATGCCGGTTCCGGAAAAAGAGAAAGAAACTACAAATATAAATGTAGATAAACCCAAAAAGATTTTGGGGATTATCTGTCTGGTGGCAGCGTGTATCTGTTTTATCTTTTATTTTTGGACAGAGTACACGAATCATGAGGGAGAGAGGATTGCGGATGACCTTCGTCAAATGAAGCAGGAGGGCTCGGCAGGACTGGTTTCCAATGATGGCTATGTGGCACCACAGCAGGATAGCACACAAAGCACCGAGACAGATGGCACCGCAGAGACGCAGCCGTTAACGATTTTGCCGGAGTATCAGGCAATTTACAATGAAAACCCGGATTTTGTGGGTTGGTTAACCATTGATGGAACCAACATTGACTATCCGGTTATGCAGACAGTTTCAGACCCCACCTTTTATCTAAGGCGGAATTTTAATAAAGAAGAAGATAACAATGGAACACTTTTCGTTGATTATCGGGACAGCATTACACAAAGAAGTACCAATCTTATCATTTACGGACACAACATGAAAAGTAAAATGATGTTTGGCCAGCTAAAAAGTTATCAGGATGCATCCTTTTTCCAGGAACATAAGAACATCAAGTTCGATACTATCTATGAGAAAGGAACTTATCAGGTATTTGCAGTCTGCCTGGCAGAAGTGGAATATCAGGATGAGAATGCATTTCGGTATTATAATTTCACACAGGCGGATTCGCAGGAAGAATTTGATAATTTTATCCAGAACATCCGTCAGTTGGCAGTTCAATATGAAGATGGTGTGGCTTCGTATGGTGACGAACTGTTAACACTCTCTACATGCAATAATTATACCGAGGACGGACGATTATTTGTTGTAGCGAAAAAATGCATGGATGCAGAATAG
- a CDS encoding fibronectin type III domain-containing protein has product MYKDVKEKFSWKTMKKVLAVVVSICLVVTIVQLPGITAHAEDGVVYHDYWNSAEGEKSAVEEKTVAAMFTINQNTDGAEQLESVAFDLQKNIALDATSANKATATVYVNPTNANDPTSGTYLCQVEGQGNLDEGTNRIQLNATQAALAQGTVVAVVVGLNGDDFSFQENASDETGKTLVQTADGWVDAGTRSQCLNISLKTSDVADKNADVVAADATDDSDTVTDEPQNDIDAADVQDDQSVSEAEENAQEENADAIDSYSNEENGIALTAANPIEITEDMIELVSNATASSDGSEVRPIIKVTYQGTVLEEGTDYTCSVKKLSGNSWSDVGTEAQIVVNGMGSYTSYATCNYRVCADIATQLDVSETLPAQTYTGSAITLNSLYTIHSDSNLTAEDLNVEYKNNLNAGEATVTISPKTSTDFGGKIEKTFTINKVDISTLPESAFSYDKKVVYNPTASVTPPTVTVSYNNNTLSAGADYKVTASGFDKAGNATITLDADNGTNDVKNYTGKKSLSVTVDPCSLSGSNITVTLDNTKFTYTGSSITPGTIVMKYGDTTIYEKGDNKSLFKVTYKDANGGTNTTDYGVITGTIEPTDTNTNYTGAKTFTYEITKTTLSSDNIELTHDDSKNYNNAALVQYAKDNGLLAVKLLSGSTAVTLDSDEVTLKDKNTGHVLTSSDFSTNYQYNRSVSTSSARAQVTFTGKGNYTGSMTVSFLIAQDISTLKNIPTSFDPLPYKGNGKEVTYAEGAVVIKNDDSEILTQGEDSSADYTVEYSNNTAIGTATYKIIGNGNVTSKGCFVGSVERPFTITKKNLADEDVVVTINPVDYKEGTTETVLNYDQIEVKYGEETLQGGASRDYIIQGYEGNHKCGTAYVTLQGVGDNYTGTKTVEFQIRGKEITAANGYSVEVTNYTYTGGNIIPEITVIKDKGLPTEAKLDRKNYTISYQQNGASATPQDVGEYDIIVSGNNDNNYTGTLTGSFSILQRPVNDTKITQNQISASAYSFTGNQVKPKIVLSHELSGSTIKLVEGTDYTVAYENNVNAGEDTAKAIVTGMGNYSGTREITFSIAKKSLKEADVVIEPVGVQAYTGKAIKPKPTVTLGDYELKEGVDFEYYYSSNNVEIGTNKAKVGIRAIDGGNFQLTKEVTFSIQASISANFNMEFTNPVDESNEYFYTGSAIRPGVKLESDDGAILRQGTDYVVTYSDNTNAGVAKVLVRGIGSYTGSIERTFTIKPVEMEDVMVNLTNASNTFTYTGSQIMPTIRSITYGNYTLASNDTYNVAYGANTNVADGGTISITSTGNNFTGTKEVAFTIAPKDISKSETAFANDIVLSANDETVASIPTQSYTGTTITPDIKPQYKVSATDTKALVLNTDYTVLIENNIDPGVATMTFTGTANYTGTVKQNFTIARDISGATVEGIEETYPYTGNEIKVEDNLKVSLDGSDGDPYQLNAADYNVTYKDNVKAGTATVTISGNEKNFYTGSIEKTFKIKANFGDDSTTVAEIEDVPRDPSDNSGKTYHPETLEITCGGNTFNNAESNENYDVTYENDTKIGTATLTLTGKGEFYEGTKTVTYDIVPANSTFKVVYKNDEKIPDQKFCGKEITFDPESEDFPFTVYYVEEDGTTERELVYGKDYELKYNNNVNANVTLQDDGSFQDAATKAEVVINGIGKYKHDNKKTCTFTILPLLLNDLVINDSKFLPEGSEDVIGPREYTGKTVTPSEIQIQNVDAETGDVIYTLTKEDYTLTPETKLTGEDGSVVKTYTYEAGSKTACVTIKGNGQNCIGTKTIEYDIAQMDIAKTKITTTAQEYTGYALQPDVQVVNPLNDNAVLVLNEDYYLVYENNVDAGVATVRVEANDTDGHNFKGTVETTFKINPIAITASSITVDEIPSQDYSGAGVTPDVAISYTDPQGVVNALHEGTDYELSYANNTKAGTARVIIAGKGNFTGTTAKPFTINPCNIEDNVNITIDPIGNQAYTGSNITPNVTVRDRDYQMKSGVDYTVTYTNNKELGIATATVVGKGNYKGSLSTTFQIASDISKAVIGNGVAKEYTYTGIEICPVPSNVHIGTTNLVAGTDYTVSYEENINAGTGKVILSGMGTYGGTLEQEFTIKQKDISDSDVKMTGYTDKATYTETEVTLPIGFTYGTMTLEQDTDFAISYTDNFALGTAYFEVVGLGNYTGTITKRFEIVKKSVDDSDITVTDMSSTYTYEGEEIAPVPTLNNGDEKMTPDIDYTVAYENNNGVGVATMTITGIGRYQGTREVKYNILRKSVVNCKTSSVGTQIYTGSDIEPTVTVKDGEKDLVKGTDYTIMYANNRKSGSGSVIIAGKGNYTVTKTVRFDIRPGGTSSFMVNATTNDSIGLAWGAQGVVTGYEIYRADASGNYTRIARTRGTSYTDKGLNAGTAYTYKVRAYLVTDDETYYSNFSDGVTGTTNN; this is encoded by the coding sequence GATTTTTCTTTCCAGGAGAATGCTTCTGATGAGACAGGAAAGACATTGGTTCAGACAGCAGATGGCTGGGTTGATGCTGGAACACGTAGCCAGTGCCTGAACATTTCTTTAAAAACAAGTGATGTGGCAGACAAGAATGCAGATGTTGTGGCTGCAGATGCAACAGATGACTCAGATACAGTTACAGATGAGCCTCAGAATGATATAGATGCAGCGGACGTGCAGGATGACCAGAGTGTTTCAGAGGCAGAAGAGAATGCTCAGGAAGAGAACGCAGATGCTATCGATTCCTATTCCAATGAGGAAAACGGAATTGCACTTACAGCAGCAAATCCAATTGAGATTACAGAGGATATGATTGAGTTGGTTTCCAATGCAACCGCATCTTCTGACGGAAGTGAAGTCCGCCCAATCATTAAAGTAACTTATCAGGGAACTGTTCTGGAAGAAGGAACAGATTACACCTGTTCGGTAAAAAAATTAAGTGGGAACTCCTGGAGTGATGTTGGAACAGAAGCCCAGATTGTAGTAAACGGTATGGGCAGCTATACAAGCTATGCAACCTGTAATTACCGTGTATGTGCTGACATTGCAACGCAGCTTGATGTTTCTGAGACATTACCGGCACAGACTTACACAGGTTCTGCAATCACTTTAAATTCCTTGTACACCATTCATTCAGATTCTAACTTAACAGCAGAGGATCTGAATGTAGAATACAAAAACAACCTGAATGCGGGGGAAGCAACCGTAACAATCAGCCCAAAGACAAGCACAGACTTTGGTGGAAAGATTGAGAAAACTTTCACAATCAATAAAGTAGATATCAGCACTTTGCCAGAATCCGCTTTTTCTTATGATAAGAAAGTTGTTTATAATCCGACTGCGTCCGTTACACCACCAACGGTAACCGTCAGCTATAATAACAACACACTTTCTGCCGGCGCGGATTACAAGGTGACAGCATCCGGGTTTGACAAAGCCGGAAATGCAACCATCACATTAGATGCAGATAACGGCACCAATGATGTGAAGAACTATACCGGAAAGAAGAGCCTGTCTGTAACCGTAGATCCATGCTCCTTGTCAGGGTCTAACATTACTGTTACATTAGACAACACAAAATTCACTTATACAGGTTCTTCCATTACGCCAGGTACCATTGTGATGAAATATGGCGATACCACCATCTATGAAAAAGGTGATAACAAGTCTTTATTCAAGGTTACCTACAAAGATGCAAACGGAGGAACAAACACCACAGATTATGGTGTGATTACCGGTACAATCGAACCAACGGATACCAATACAAATTATACCGGAGCCAAAACTTTTACATACGAAATTACCAAGACAACATTAAGCTCTGACAACATCGAGCTGACGCATGATGATTCGAAGAACTATAACAATGCAGCATTGGTTCAGTATGCAAAAGATAATGGACTTCTTGCAGTAAAACTGTTAAGCGGCTCCACAGCAGTAACATTAGACAGCGATGAAGTAACACTGAAAGATAAGAATACCGGACATGTGTTGACAAGTTCTGATTTTTCAACCAACTATCAGTACAACAGATCGGTGTCAACCTCAAGTGCTAGAGCCCAGGTGACATTTACCGGAAAAGGCAATTATACCGGAAGCATGACCGTAAGCTTCCTGATTGCACAGGATATCAGTACCTTGAAAAACATTCCAACTTCTTTTGACCCACTTCCATATAAAGGAAATGGCAAGGAAGTAACTTATGCGGAAGGCGCAGTTGTCATCAAGAACGATGACAGTGAAATCCTGACACAGGGAGAAGACAGCAGTGCCGATTACACCGTAGAATACAGCAACAATACCGCAATTGGAACCGCTACCTACAAGATTATCGGTAACGGAAATGTGACATCCAAGGGATGTTTCGTTGGAAGTGTTGAAAGACCCTTCACAATTACCAAGAAAAACCTTGCGGACGAGGATGTTGTTGTAACAATTAATCCGGTGGATTATAAAGAAGGAACAACAGAGACGGTTTTGAACTACGACCAGATTGAGGTAAAATACGGGGAGGAAACACTCCAGGGTGGAGCAAGCCGTGATTACATCATTCAGGGCTATGAAGGAAATCATAAATGTGGAACTGCGTATGTAACGTTACAGGGTGTTGGTGACAATTATACCGGAACCAAGACAGTTGAATTCCAGATTCGCGGAAAAGAAATCACAGCAGCAAATGGATATTCCGTTGAAGTGACAAACTACACTTACACAGGTGGAAATATCATCCCGGAGATTACAGTAATAAAGGATAAGGGATTGCCAACAGAGGCTAAGTTAGACCGAAAGAATTATACAATCTCCTATCAGCAGAACGGTGCTTCTGCAACACCGCAGGATGTTGGGGAATATGACATCATTGTAAGTGGAAATAATGACAACAATTATACCGGTACTTTGACAGGAAGCTTTAGCATTTTACAAAGACCGGTGAATGACACAAAGATTACACAGAATCAGATTTCAGCATCTGCGTATTCTTTTACTGGAAATCAGGTAAAACCAAAAATCGTCTTAAGCCATGAATTGAGTGGTTCCACGATAAAACTGGTGGAAGGCACTGATTATACAGTAGCATATGAGAATAACGTAAATGCAGGAGAGGATACCGCAAAGGCAATTGTTACCGGAATGGGCAACTATTCTGGAACACGTGAAATCACCTTTAGTATTGCGAAAAAGAGCTTAAAAGAAGCCGATGTTGTAATCGAGCCGGTTGGCGTGCAGGCTTATACAGGAAAAGCAATTAAGCCAAAACCAACGGTAACACTTGGCGATTATGAGTTAAAAGAAGGCGTTGATTTTGAATATTATTATTCTTCTAACAACGTTGAGATTGGAACAAACAAAGCGAAAGTAGGAATCAGAGCGATAGATGGAGGAAACTTCCAGTTAACCAAGGAAGTGACATTCTCGATTCAGGCATCCATCAGTGCAAACTTTAATATGGAATTTACAAATCCAGTCGATGAGTCCAACGAATATTTCTATACAGGTTCTGCAATCAGACCGGGAGTGAAACTTGAAAGTGATGATGGTGCAATACTTCGTCAGGGAACCGATTATGTTGTGACATACAGTGACAACACTAACGCAGGGGTTGCAAAAGTTTTGGTAAGAGGTATTGGAAGTTATACAGGTTCGATTGAAAGGACCTTTACCATCAAACCAGTAGAGATGGAAGATGTTATGGTAAATCTTACGAATGCAAGCAATACATTCACCTACACAGGTAGTCAGATTATGCCGACAATCCGTTCTATCACGTATGGTAACTATACACTTGCATCCAATGATACCTACAATGTTGCTTATGGAGCAAACACCAATGTGGCAGATGGAGGAACCATTTCCATTACTTCCACAGGAAATAACTTTACCGGAACAAAAGAAGTTGCATTTACTATTGCACCAAAAGATATCAGCAAGAGTGAAACCGCATTTGCAAATGATATCGTATTATCTGCAAATGATGAGACAGTAGCTTCCATTCCAACACAAAGTTATACGGGAACAACCATTACACCAGATATTAAACCTCAATATAAAGTGTCTGCTACGGATACAAAGGCATTGGTACTGAATACAGACTACACGGTATTGATTGAGAACAACATTGATCCGGGTGTTGCAACGATGACCTTTACCGGTACAGCAAACTATACCGGAACCGTAAAACAGAACTTTACCATTGCAAGAGATATCTCTGGTGCAACAGTAGAAGGCATTGAGGAGACCTATCCTTATACCGGAAACGAGATTAAAGTAGAAGATAACTTAAAAGTATCACTGGATGGCTCGGATGGAGATCCGTATCAGTTAAATGCAGCTGACTATAACGTAACTTACAAAGATAACGTAAAAGCAGGAACAGCAACCGTTACCATTTCTGGTAATGAGAAGAACTTCTATACAGGTTCTATTGAAAAAACATTCAAAATCAAAGCCAACTTTGGGGATGATTCCACAACAGTAGCTGAGATTGAGGATGTACCAAGAGATCCGTCCGACAATAGCGGAAAGACGTATCACCCAGAGACTCTTGAGATTACCTGCGGTGGAAATACATTTAACAACGCAGAATCGAACGAGAACTATGATGTAACATACGAAAATGATACAAAGATTGGAACAGCAACTCTTACACTTACCGGTAAAGGAGAATTCTATGAAGGAACCAAGACGGTAACGTATGATATCGTTCCGGCAAATTCAACCTTTAAGGTAGTATACAAGAATGACGAGAAGATTCCAGACCAGAAATTCTGTGGAAAAGAGATTACATTTGACCCAGAATCTGAGGATTTCCCATTTACGGTATATTATGTAGAGGAAGATGGAACAACCGAACGTGAGTTAGTCTACGGAAAAGACTACGAATTGAAATACAACAACAACGTGAATGCAAATGTCACACTTCAGGATGATGGTTCATTCCAGGATGCAGCGACAAAGGCAGAGGTTGTGATCAATGGTATTGGAAAATACAAACATGATAACAAGAAGACCTGTACCTTCACAATTCTGCCGTTACTGTTAAATGATCTTGTGATTAACGATTCCAAATTTCTCCCAGAAGGAAGTGAGGATGTCATTGGTCCAAGAGAGTATACAGGAAAAACGGTGACTCCTTCCGAAATCCAGATTCAGAATGTGGATGCCGAGACAGGAGATGTTATCTACACCTTAACAAAAGAGGATTACACCTTAACACCTGAGACAAAACTTACCGGTGAAGATGGCTCCGTTGTAAAGACATATACATACGAAGCAGGTTCTAAGACAGCATGTGTAACCATCAAGGGAAATGGTCAGAACTGCATTGGCACCAAGACCATCGAATATGATATTGCACAGATGGATATCGCAAAGACAAAGATTACCACAACTGCACAGGAGTACACAGGCTATGCATTACAGCCAGATGTACAGGTGGTAAATCCACTCAATGACAATGCGGTATTAGTACTGAATGAAGATTACTACTTAGTGTATGAGAACAATGTAGATGCCGGAGTGGCAACTGTCCGTGTAGAAGCAAATGACACAGACGGACATAACTTCAAAGGCACCGTTGAGACAACATTTAAGATTAATCCGATTGCAATTACAGCATCTTCTATTACGGTAGACGAGATTCCAAGCCAGGATTATTCAGGAGCAGGAGTGACACCGGACGTTGCAATCAGCTATACAGATCCACAGGGAGTGGTAAATGCACTTCATGAGGGAACAGACTACGAGTTGTCCTATGCAAACAATACAAAAGCAGGAACAGCACGTGTTATCATCGCCGGAAAAGGTAACTTTACCGGAACAACAGCAAAACCATTTACGATTAATCCATGTAACATCGAAGACAATGTGAACATTACAATTGATCCGATTGGCAATCAGGCATATACCGGAAGCAACATTACACCAAATGTAACCGTACGTGACCGTGATTACCAGATGAAATCTGGTGTGGATTACACCGTAACTTATACGAACAACAAAGAACTTGGAATTGCAACTGCAACCGTAGTTGGAAAAGGCAATTACAAAGGTTCACTTTCAACAACCTTCCAGATTGCAAGTGATATTTCAAAAGCAGTGATTGGAAATGGAGTTGCAAAGGAGTATACTTATACTGGAATCGAGATTTGCCCGGTACCATCGAATGTACACATTGGAACTACAAACTTAGTTGCAGGTACCGATTACACCGTATCCTATGAGGAGAATATAAATGCCGGAACCGGTAAAGTCATTCTTTCCGGTATGGGAACTTATGGTGGTACCTTAGAACAGGAATTCACAATCAAACAGAAAGATATTTCAGATTCAGATGTGAAGATGACCGGTTATACCGACAAAGCAACTTACACAGAAACAGAAGTGACCTTACCAATTGGATTTACATATGGTACAATGACATTAGAGCAGGATACCGATTTTGCAATTTCCTATACAGATAACTTCGCATTAGGAACTGCATACTTTGAGGTTGTCGGACTTGGAAACTATACAGGAACCATCACAAAGAGATTTGAGATTGTGAAGAAGAGTGTGGATGACAGTGATATTACCGTCACAGATATGTCTTCTACCTACACTTATGAGGGCGAAGAGATTGCACCGGTTCCTACTTTGAATAATGGTGATGAGAAGATGACACCGGATATTGATTACACAGTTGCTTATGAAAATAACAACGGTGTAGGTGTTGCAACCATGACCATCACAGGTATTGGAAGATATCAGGGAACACGCGAAGTAAAATATAACATTTTACGTAAGAGTGTGGTAAACTGTAAGACATCCAGTGTTGGAACCCAGATTTATACAGGATCTGACATTGAACCTACTGTTACAGTAAAAGATGGTGAGAAGGACCTTGTAAAAGGAACAGATTACACCATCATGTATGCAAATAACAGAAAGTCAGGAAGTGGATCTGTTATCATCGCCGGAAAAGGCAACTATACGGTAACCAAGACCGTTCGTTTTGATATCAGACCAGGCGGAACAAGCAGTTTCATGGTCAATGCAACAACAAATGATTCCATCGGACTTGCATGGGGCGCACAGGGTGTTGTGACCGGTTACGAGATTTATCGTGCCGACGCAAGTGGTAATTACACCAGAATCGCCCGTACCAGAGGAACCAGCTACACAGACAAAGGTCTTAATGCAGGAACAGCTTACACTTACAAAGTGAGAGCATATCTTGTGACAGATGATGAGACTTATTACAGCAATTTCTCTGACGGAGTTACAGGAACAACGAACAACTAG
- the rpsG gene encoding 30S ribosomal protein S7 has translation MPRKGHTQKRDVLADPMYNNKVVTKLVNNIMLDGKKGVAQKIVYGAFKRVEEKMERPALEVFEECMNNVMPVLEVKARRIGGATYQVPIEVRPDRRQALALRWLTTYSRNRGEKTMEERLANEIMDAANNTGASVKKKEDMHKMAEANRAFAHYRF, from the coding sequence GTGCCACGTAAAGGACATACTCAGAAAAGAGACGTATTAGCAGATCCAATGTACAATAACAAGGTAGTTACTAAGCTTGTCAATAACATTATGTTAGATGGTAAGAAAGGTGTAGCTCAGAAGATTGTATACGGAGCTTTCAAAAGAGTAGAGGAGAAAATGGAAAGACCTGCTCTTGAAGTATTCGAAGAATGCATGAACAACGTTATGCCTGTTCTTGAAGTAAAGGCAAGACGTATCGGTGGTGCAACATATCAGGTACCTATCGAAGTAAGACCAGATCGTCGTCAGGCATTAGCTCTTCGTTGGCTTACAACTTATTCTCGTAACAGAGGAGAGAAGACAATGGAAGAAAGACTTGCAAACGAGATCATGGATGCAGCAAACAATACAGGCGCATCTGTAAAGAAGAAAGAAGATATGCACAAAATGGCAGAAGCAAACAGAGCTTTCGCACATTACAGATTCTAA